The Xanthomonas indica genome has a segment encoding these proteins:
- a CDS encoding metal-dependent hydrolase, translated as MDSLTQIVLGGAIAAAIAPAAHRRAALLAGAVLGTLPDLDSLILLPLTRDPVTLMTVHRSFSHSLLVLPLLGWLIWWLFRRFGHGRVAEAPRRWFWAIQLALITHPLLDAFTVYGTQLWWPLRPPPTMWSSVFIIDPAYTLWLLLACAIAWFARARRVAQQALLAGLLLSSAYLGWSLLAKQLVDREADRALAAMGLAQAPRFSVPMPFNTLLWRVVAMTPSGYVIGERSLVADHGPMRFQGYPSNTQALAQVRDLPAVQRLSWFNRGFMRAQVRDGELVLSDLRMGLEPDYNFNFAVARQQGDSWEAMPPRQLQATYRAPEARGQIRAALVRMWQRIWVEPASSAPVSAQAPTAAR; from the coding sequence ATGGATTCCCTTACTCAGATCGTCCTCGGCGGTGCCATTGCCGCCGCCATCGCGCCGGCTGCACATCGGCGTGCGGCACTGCTCGCCGGTGCCGTACTCGGCACCTTGCCCGATCTCGACTCGCTGATCCTGCTGCCGCTGACCCGCGACCCGGTCACGTTGATGACGGTGCATCGCAGCTTCAGTCATTCGCTGCTCGTGCTGCCGCTGCTCGGCTGGCTGATCTGGTGGCTGTTCCGCCGCTTCGGCCACGGGCGGGTCGCCGAAGCGCCGCGCCGCTGGTTCTGGGCGATCCAACTGGCGCTGATCACCCATCCCTTGCTGGATGCGTTCACTGTCTACGGCACACAGCTGTGGTGGCCGCTGCGGCCGCCGCCGACGATGTGGTCGAGCGTGTTCATTATCGATCCGGCCTATACGCTGTGGTTGCTGCTGGCTTGCGCCATCGCCTGGTTTGCCCGCGCGCGGCGCGTGGCGCAGCAGGCGTTGCTTGCCGGACTGCTGTTGAGCAGCGCTTACCTGGGCTGGTCGCTGCTGGCCAAGCAACTGGTCGATCGCGAGGCCGACCGCGCGCTGGCGGCGATGGGCCTGGCGCAGGCGCCGCGCTTTTCAGTGCCGATGCCGTTCAACACGCTGTTGTGGCGGGTGGTGGCGATGACGCCGAGTGGCTACGTGATTGGCGAGCGTTCGCTGGTCGCCGATCACGGGCCGATGCGCTTCCAGGGCTATCCCTCCAACACCCAGGCGCTGGCGCAAGTGCGCGACCTGCCGGCGGTGCAGCGGCTGAGCTGGTTCAATCGCGGTTTCATGCGCGCGCAGGTCAGGGACGGCGAGCTGGTGCTCAGCGACCTGCGCATGGGCCTGGAGCCGGACTACAACTTCAATTTCGCGGTGGCGCGGCAGCAGGGCGACAGCTGGGAGGCGATGCCGCCGCGGCAGTTGCAGGCCACCTACCGGGCGCCGGAAGCACGTGGGCAGATTCGGGCAGCGCTGGTGCGGATGTGGCAACGGATCTGGGTCGAACCGGCGTCATCCGCGCCGGTCAGCGCGCAGGCGCCGACAGCGGCGCGTTGA